A window of the Penaeus monodon isolate SGIC_2016 chromosome 11, NSTDA_Pmon_1, whole genome shotgun sequence genome harbors these coding sequences:
- the LOC119578857 gene encoding uncharacterized protein LOC119578857 isoform X2 yields MASKRNARNKVIHRQTFQNSNQMVELTVKTIPKQAVRDEISKSQPPFVRDCALRKELQKVVDDKNNNISHKNAEKKASGKYSSNRERAKGLNGRVTVEVIKNKTKRDHHEVVSHNATWEEMLHSCSTITTCSDIDATEDSSVLELTNNMRNGPAKTAGQPPVRIDKENTKSNLTRAQIQLHNQQNQSVQTSFVNPYRQNVTNNQSQNRQRNKRPVQEEYEKPYNSQVRNTRSVAVETDPDNRSNVQGGHTQNLNTERVPSNQLLQQPEQSSNRLLSDDVNNSPFGESALQLLHQLRERLNTRGDSEGSNMVGILEAFIGMRGSMGSVGTGNPVFQMNSASPLYTTVFQTPSSQPTSCGVSQQPEIKRCQQLRQEAGQPTCRNFESQQQNQQHNPTSQNPQANKRHIKENDLESKDKNDHISHQKEKDIEQLRRVIEHQRRIISEQENNMQELKTLSAHILAQKEEFLQAAQTHQAHKESLTKPRKDSSPTQSTAQNRDSGYGFEEVGKADTPVHLEDTSTEEEESRQPGRKAMNKQRKTDRALRSSLLQLQTENQILRREVQSNRDLILNLENQLSRAYKEIDSERQSRSGLSISRLSGSAPNLDLIGHHSEAVSIKNKTNKRTPSFLGESEADSAYEEKSGSHLTSKINSPHSDGQQGKDSRTGSLRSFPIHSGEIPERERMAVATAHDIPTDTALLQTGYIGKELTVPHTLMNAATIPSPLLLQNPVLTTQENDYRETNASAEKSTAAVSEVSNEDGKQKSLKPSQQLSSSRHVPLPKKGLDGLGIKISDLDPKPVVVLQDPTFTSFSTVSEQSYQESVLTCENSFLEGITMSRHASKPNSRVTSPANLNNTDHSSLDLHPLESTRVKASFHTLSESREFVALKGNETSTSSEFNSVEELE; encoded by the exons ATGGCGAGCAAACGCAATGCAAGGAATAAAGTCATTCATCGACAAACATTCCAGAACAGTAACCAGATGGTGGAGTTAACAGTGAAAACAATACCTAAACAGGCAGTTCGTGATGAGATCTCCAAATCACAGCCCCCATTTGTTCGAGACTGTGCTCTTAGAAAAGAATTACAAAAGGTTgttgatgataagaacaacaatatcagtcacaaaaatgcagaaaaaaaggcCTCTGGAAAGTATTCCAGCAACAGGGAAAGAGCTAAGGGCTTGAATGGACGTGTTACAGttgaagtgataaaaaataaaactaaaagagaCCACCATGAGGTTGTATCACATAATGCTACTTGGGAAGAAATGCTTCATAGCTGTAGTACTATCACAACTTGTAGTGACATAGATGCAACAGAAGACTCCTCCGTATTAGAGTTGACAAACAACATGAGAAATGGACCCGCCAAAACTGCAGGACAACCACCTGTCAGGATTgataaggaaaatacaaaaagtaaTTTAACCAGAGCTCAGATTCAGTTACATAACCAACAAAACCAGTCAGTACAAACATCATTTGTCAATCCTTATCGACAAAATGTAACAAATAACCAGTcccaaaacagacaaagaaataagAGACCTGTacaagaagaatatgaaaaaccATATAATAGTCAAGTTAGAAACACAAGATCAGTAGCAGTAGAGACAGATCCAGATAACAGGTCAAATGTCCAAGGAGGTCATACACAGAATTTAAACACAGAGAGAGTTCCTTCTAATCAACTTCTCCAGCAGCCAGAACAA TCAAGCAACAGGCTACTTTCTGATGATGTCAACAATTCACCATTTGGGGAAAGTGCCTTACAGTTACTTCATCAACTTAGAGAAAGACTAAACACCAGAG GTGACAGTGAAGGGAGCAATATGGTTGGCATTCTTGAGGCATTTATTGGCATGCGAGGCAGCATGGGGAGCGTTGGCACAGGCAATCCAGTCTTCCAAATGAATAGTGCTTCTCCTCTCTATACCACTGTATTCCAAACACCCTCAAGCCAGCCCACCTCCTGTGGGGTCAGTCAACAGCCTGAGATCAAAAGATGTCAGCAGCTCCGACAGGAAGCAGGGCAACCAACATGCAGAAATTTTGAGAGCCAGCAACAGAATCAGCAGCACAACCCTACCAGCCAAAATCCACAAGCAAATAAGAGACATATCAAAGAGAATGATCTTGAAAGCaaagataaaaatgatcataTTTCTCACCAAAAGGAAAAGGACATTGAACAGTTAAGGAG AGTCATAGAACATCAGAGGCGAATTATTTCTGAGCAGGAAAATAATATGCAAGAGCTGAAGACTTTGAGTGCACATATTTTAGCACAAAAAGAAGAG TTCTTACAGGCAGCCCAGACACATCAGGCTCATAAAGAATCACTCACAAAGCCCAGGAAAGATTCATCTCCCACACAGTCTACTGCACAAAATCGAGACAGTGGTTATGGTTTTGAAGAAGTGGGGAAGGCAGACACTCCCGTGCACTTGGAAGACACTtcaacagaggaagaagagagcagGCAACCTGGAAGAAAGGCAatgaacaaacagagaaaaacagataggGCATTGAGATCATCTCTATTACAGTTACAAACTGAAAACCAAATATTGCGGAGGGAAGTGCAGAGTAATCGGGATCTTATACT AAATCTAGAGAACCAGTTGAGTAGAGCCTACAAAGAAATTGACAGTGAACGTCAGTCTCGTTCTGGTCTCTCCATATCAAGACTCTCAGGATCAGCACCAAATTTAGACCTAATAGGACATCATAGTGAGGCAGTGTCCattaagaacaaaacaaacaagagaacACCATCTTTCTTGGGTGAGAGTGAGGCAGACTCAGCATATGAAGAGAAGAGTGGCTCTCATCTCACATCAAAAATCAACTCCCCTCACTCTGATGGTCAACAAGGGAAAGATTCAAGAACAGGTTCTCTAAGATCATTCCCCATTCATTCAGGGGAAATTCCTGAGCGAGAGAGGATGGCAGTGGCCACAGCACATGACATTCCCACTGATACAGCTCTTCTTCAGACAGGATATATTGGCAAGGAGTTGACTGTACCTCATACCCTCATGAATGCAGCTACCATTCCAAGTCCGCTTCTGCTCCAAAATCCTGTTTTGACCACCCAAGAAAATGATTATAGAGAAACAAATGCATCAGCAGAGAAGAGCACAGCAGCTGTTTCAGAAGTTTCCAATGAAGATGGTAAACAAAAGTCATTAAAACCAAGTCAACAACTCAGCAGCAGCCGGCATGTACCCTTACCCAAAAAAGGTCTTGATGGCTTAGGAATCAAAATCAGTGATCTTGACCCTAAGCCTGTAGTTGTTCTACAAGATCCAACATTTACTTCCTTCAGCACTGTCAGTGAACAAAGTTATCAGGAAAGTGTTTTAACCTGTGAGAATTCTTTTCTTGAAGGAATTACAATGTCAAGGCATGCATCTAAACCTAACTCTAGGGTGACATCACCTGCAAACCTTAATAACACAGATCATTCCTCTTTAGATCTTCACCCACTAGAATCAACTAGAGTAAAAGCTTCTTTCCACACTTTGAGCGAGTCTCGTGAATTTGTTGCATTAAAAGGAAATGAGACCAGCACCTCTTCAGAATTTAATAGTGTTGAAGAACTGGAGTAA
- the LOC119578857 gene encoding uncharacterized protein LOC119578857 isoform X1 encodes MASKRNARNKVIHRQTFQNSNQMVELTVKTIPKQAVRDEISKSQPPFVRDCALRKELQKVVDDKNNNISHKNAEKKASGKYSSNRERAKGLNGRVTVEVIKNKTKRDHHEVVSHNATWEEMLHSCSTITTCSDIDATEDSSVLELTNNMRNGPAKTAGQPPVRIDKENTKSNLTRAQIQLHNQQNQSVQTSFVNPYRQNVTNNQSQNRQRNKRPVQEEYEKPYNSQVRNTRSVAVETDPDNRSNVQGGHTQNLNTERVPSNQLLQQPEQQSSNRLLSDDVNNSPFGESALQLLHQLRERLNTRGDSEGSNMVGILEAFIGMRGSMGSVGTGNPVFQMNSASPLYTTVFQTPSSQPTSCGVSQQPEIKRCQQLRQEAGQPTCRNFESQQQNQQHNPTSQNPQANKRHIKENDLESKDKNDHISHQKEKDIEQLRRVIEHQRRIISEQENNMQELKTLSAHILAQKEEFLQAAQTHQAHKESLTKPRKDSSPTQSTAQNRDSGYGFEEVGKADTPVHLEDTSTEEEESRQPGRKAMNKQRKTDRALRSSLLQLQTENQILRREVQSNRDLILNLENQLSRAYKEIDSERQSRSGLSISRLSGSAPNLDLIGHHSEAVSIKNKTNKRTPSFLGESEADSAYEEKSGSHLTSKINSPHSDGQQGKDSRTGSLRSFPIHSGEIPERERMAVATAHDIPTDTALLQTGYIGKELTVPHTLMNAATIPSPLLLQNPVLTTQENDYRETNASAEKSTAAVSEVSNEDGKQKSLKPSQQLSSSRHVPLPKKGLDGLGIKISDLDPKPVVVLQDPTFTSFSTVSEQSYQESVLTCENSFLEGITMSRHASKPNSRVTSPANLNNTDHSSLDLHPLESTRVKASFHTLSESREFVALKGNETSTSSEFNSVEELE; translated from the exons ATGGCGAGCAAACGCAATGCAAGGAATAAAGTCATTCATCGACAAACATTCCAGAACAGTAACCAGATGGTGGAGTTAACAGTGAAAACAATACCTAAACAGGCAGTTCGTGATGAGATCTCCAAATCACAGCCCCCATTTGTTCGAGACTGTGCTCTTAGAAAAGAATTACAAAAGGTTgttgatgataagaacaacaatatcagtcacaaaaatgcagaaaaaaaggcCTCTGGAAAGTATTCCAGCAACAGGGAAAGAGCTAAGGGCTTGAATGGACGTGTTACAGttgaagtgataaaaaataaaactaaaagagaCCACCATGAGGTTGTATCACATAATGCTACTTGGGAAGAAATGCTTCATAGCTGTAGTACTATCACAACTTGTAGTGACATAGATGCAACAGAAGACTCCTCCGTATTAGAGTTGACAAACAACATGAGAAATGGACCCGCCAAAACTGCAGGACAACCACCTGTCAGGATTgataaggaaaatacaaaaagtaaTTTAACCAGAGCTCAGATTCAGTTACATAACCAACAAAACCAGTCAGTACAAACATCATTTGTCAATCCTTATCGACAAAATGTAACAAATAACCAGTcccaaaacagacaaagaaataagAGACCTGTacaagaagaatatgaaaaaccATATAATAGTCAAGTTAGAAACACAAGATCAGTAGCAGTAGAGACAGATCCAGATAACAGGTCAAATGTCCAAGGAGGTCATACACAGAATTTAAACACAGAGAGAGTTCCTTCTAATCAACTTCTCCAGCAGCCAGAACAA CAGTCAAGCAACAGGCTACTTTCTGATGATGTCAACAATTCACCATTTGGGGAAAGTGCCTTACAGTTACTTCATCAACTTAGAGAAAGACTAAACACCAGAG GTGACAGTGAAGGGAGCAATATGGTTGGCATTCTTGAGGCATTTATTGGCATGCGAGGCAGCATGGGGAGCGTTGGCACAGGCAATCCAGTCTTCCAAATGAATAGTGCTTCTCCTCTCTATACCACTGTATTCCAAACACCCTCAAGCCAGCCCACCTCCTGTGGGGTCAGTCAACAGCCTGAGATCAAAAGATGTCAGCAGCTCCGACAGGAAGCAGGGCAACCAACATGCAGAAATTTTGAGAGCCAGCAACAGAATCAGCAGCACAACCCTACCAGCCAAAATCCACAAGCAAATAAGAGACATATCAAAGAGAATGATCTTGAAAGCaaagataaaaatgatcataTTTCTCACCAAAAGGAAAAGGACATTGAACAGTTAAGGAG AGTCATAGAACATCAGAGGCGAATTATTTCTGAGCAGGAAAATAATATGCAAGAGCTGAAGACTTTGAGTGCACATATTTTAGCACAAAAAGAAGAG TTCTTACAGGCAGCCCAGACACATCAGGCTCATAAAGAATCACTCACAAAGCCCAGGAAAGATTCATCTCCCACACAGTCTACTGCACAAAATCGAGACAGTGGTTATGGTTTTGAAGAAGTGGGGAAGGCAGACACTCCCGTGCACTTGGAAGACACTtcaacagaggaagaagagagcagGCAACCTGGAAGAAAGGCAatgaacaaacagagaaaaacagataggGCATTGAGATCATCTCTATTACAGTTACAAACTGAAAACCAAATATTGCGGAGGGAAGTGCAGAGTAATCGGGATCTTATACT AAATCTAGAGAACCAGTTGAGTAGAGCCTACAAAGAAATTGACAGTGAACGTCAGTCTCGTTCTGGTCTCTCCATATCAAGACTCTCAGGATCAGCACCAAATTTAGACCTAATAGGACATCATAGTGAGGCAGTGTCCattaagaacaaaacaaacaagagaacACCATCTTTCTTGGGTGAGAGTGAGGCAGACTCAGCATATGAAGAGAAGAGTGGCTCTCATCTCACATCAAAAATCAACTCCCCTCACTCTGATGGTCAACAAGGGAAAGATTCAAGAACAGGTTCTCTAAGATCATTCCCCATTCATTCAGGGGAAATTCCTGAGCGAGAGAGGATGGCAGTGGCCACAGCACATGACATTCCCACTGATACAGCTCTTCTTCAGACAGGATATATTGGCAAGGAGTTGACTGTACCTCATACCCTCATGAATGCAGCTACCATTCCAAGTCCGCTTCTGCTCCAAAATCCTGTTTTGACCACCCAAGAAAATGATTATAGAGAAACAAATGCATCAGCAGAGAAGAGCACAGCAGCTGTTTCAGAAGTTTCCAATGAAGATGGTAAACAAAAGTCATTAAAACCAAGTCAACAACTCAGCAGCAGCCGGCATGTACCCTTACCCAAAAAAGGTCTTGATGGCTTAGGAATCAAAATCAGTGATCTTGACCCTAAGCCTGTAGTTGTTCTACAAGATCCAACATTTACTTCCTTCAGCACTGTCAGTGAACAAAGTTATCAGGAAAGTGTTTTAACCTGTGAGAATTCTTTTCTTGAAGGAATTACAATGTCAAGGCATGCATCTAAACCTAACTCTAGGGTGACATCACCTGCAAACCTTAATAACACAGATCATTCCTCTTTAGATCTTCACCCACTAGAATCAACTAGAGTAAAAGCTTCTTTCCACACTTTGAGCGAGTCTCGTGAATTTGTTGCATTAAAAGGAAATGAGACCAGCACCTCTTCAGAATTTAATAGTGTTGAAGAACTGGAGTAA